The following proteins come from a genomic window of Gossypium raimondii isolate GPD5lz chromosome 5, ASM2569854v1, whole genome shotgun sequence:
- the LOC105769387 gene encoding probable inactive poly [ADP-ribose] polymerase SRO3: MTMNLVESVGVRVPPSAPASFFSSKGTCKRGGSVRSGFCKRDFSQNNANFGRSAVPLRFMYFRNDSWVNFSADVVETLRAGFLERKPIIETSIDGSKYIFDFKRMLQIEYSTGNCRSISWIDESGKCFFPSDFFSEEEFIESECSEWDDYTSCNYKNKNCNCNPKIEIEVKIDRPSSKRKREEEPEVSSSYKAAGNDAVKCQRLEEGGDAKWPNTIRLNETDMTSMLVKDNFLKGIAKVDTGALVTSIFQCKRETHLDKARHEVFQKQNEFTKAARGTSNMVYAWFGASAKRVESVLAHGFGSPTKLSAADAYGIGIYLSPVGLPHLSAKLADVDGNDLKHLILCRVILGNVEKVEAGSEQHRPSSVYFDTGSDDPKNPKWYVVWSNIANMNILPESVVSFRPGNMQGQAPLRAVAGVKYSLEKLFSKIKSSLPPGKVQEILMIYSTYRAGMMAKDAFIKKLRQVAGDEVLRSAIQDINASG; encoded by the exons ATGACCATGAATCTGGTGGAATCCGTTGGCGTTAGGGTTCCTCCTAGTGCACCGGCATCGTTTTTCTCCTCTAAAGGTACGTGTAAACGCGGCGGCAGCGTCCGATCTGGTTTCTGCAAACGAGATTTCTCACAGAACAACGCGAATTTCGGACGGAGCGCGGTTCCGTTGCGGTTCATGTACTTTCGTAATGATTCATGGGTTAATTTCTCGGCCGATGTAGTAGAAACGCTCCGAGCCGGTTTCTTGGAGCGGAAACCGATTATCGAGACGTCGATTGACGGTTCGAAGTATATATTTGATTTCAAGAGGATGCTGCAGATCGAGTACTCGACAGGTAATTGCCGGTCAATTTCTTGGATAGACGAAAGTGGCAAGTGTTTTTTCCCTAGCGATTTTTTTAGCGAAGAAGAATTTATTGAATCAGAATGTAGTGAGTGGGATGATTATACTAgctgtaattataaaaataagaattgtAATTGCAATCCTAAGATTGAGATTGAAGTTAAGATTGATCGACCTTCATCGAAGAGAAAGAGGGAGGAGGAGCCTGAAGTGAGTTCCTCTTACAAAGCCGCGGGGAATGATGCGGTCAAATGTCAGCGTTTGGAGGAGGGAGGAGATGCTAAATGGCCTAATACGATACGGTTAAATGAAACAGATATGACGTCTATGCTCGTGAAGGATAATTTCTTGAAAGGAATTGCGAAAGTTGATACTGGAGCTTTAGttacttcaatttttcaatGTAAGCGAGAAACGCATTTGGACAAAGCTCGTCACGAAGTTTTTCAAAAGCAGAATGAGTTTACTAAGGCTGCCAGGGGCACTTCAAATATGGTTTATGCATGGTTTGGGGCTTCCGCCAAGCGTGTGGAGAGTGTTCTGGCCCATGGGTTTGGCTCACCTACTAAGCTTTCCGCGGCTGATGCTTATGGGATTGGCATTTATTTATCTCCCGTAGGCTTGCCACACTTGAG TGCAAAGCTTGCTGATGTTGATGGAAATGATCTAAAACATCTTATTCTGTGCCGGGTGATATTGGGAAATGTCGAAAAAGTAGAAGCCGGATCAGAACAGCATCGCCCATCTAGTGTATATTTTGACACTGGTTCTGATGATCCCAAGAACCCGAAGTGGTATGTGGTATGGTCAAATATTGCAAACATGAATATTCTTCCCGAGTCTGTTGTGAGTTTCAGACCTGGTAACATGCAAG GTCAAGCTCCACTGAGGGCAGTTGCTGGTGTCAAGTATTCccttgaaaaattattttcgaAGATTAAGAGCTCTCTACCTCCTGGCAAAGTCCAAGAAATATTGATGATATACAGCACATATAGG GCTGGAATGATGGCCAAGGATGCTTTTATAAAGAAATTACGGCAGGTTGCTGGGGATGAGGTCCTGAGATCCGCTATTCAGGATATCAATGCTTCTGGATGA